Proteins from a genomic interval of Pseudomonas silesiensis:
- a CDS encoding OmpA family protein, whose protein sequence is MTALFEMRIRAGGDPRGFGEFMALRDELAKLSHPACPDVNWVKVEQLCLTLFQSNGADLQTAVAYGLARSQRHGLSGMVEGVALIEALSCEWPHLWPPVESMRLESLNGLFAQLQPLLRSLALDTRSLPALVHLDTGLSRLHQRLGAQAQVPMVTLQALRQQVDSLMRRLQQSPAAEATVLLSTRGPEPAFVMPVVILPPPRMPEAATADPTTKRRQMALWLFALATAIALAGWFVWKHWLAGQDGDHLPAEPVQLDSLMLFDAGSAELGSGSTKVLIDALAGIKARPGWLIVIVGHSDATGDAGQNLALSRARASAVRDWMQRMGDLPDSCFAVQGLAASQPVTGNDTESGRAANRRVDIRLVPQEGACGS, encoded by the coding sequence ATGACGGCGTTGTTTGAAATGCGTATACGCGCGGGCGGTGATCCGCGCGGCTTCGGCGAGTTCATGGCGTTGCGTGATGAACTGGCCAAATTGAGCCACCCGGCCTGTCCGGACGTGAACTGGGTCAAGGTCGAGCAGTTGTGCCTGACCTTGTTCCAGAGCAATGGGGCGGATCTGCAAACCGCGGTCGCTTACGGGCTGGCGCGCAGCCAGCGCCATGGCCTGTCAGGCATGGTGGAAGGGGTGGCCTTGATCGAGGCGCTGAGCTGCGAATGGCCGCACCTGTGGCCGCCCGTGGAATCCATGCGCCTGGAGAGCCTGAACGGGCTGTTCGCTCAATTGCAGCCCTTGCTGCGCAGCCTGGCGCTGGATACGCGCAGCTTGCCGGCACTGGTTCATCTGGACACCGGGTTGAGCCGTTTGCACCAGCGACTGGGCGCTCAGGCTCAAGTGCCGATGGTCACGCTGCAGGCTCTGCGGCAGCAGGTCGATAGCCTGATGCGGCGCCTGCAGCAAAGCCCGGCTGCGGAGGCAACCGTGCTGTTGTCGACGAGAGGCCCAGAACCGGCATTCGTGATGCCGGTGGTGATCCTGCCGCCCCCTCGCATGCCCGAAGCGGCAACTGCAGACCCGACGACAAAGAGACGTCAAATGGCCCTGTGGCTGTTCGCTTTGGCGACGGCCATCGCCTTGGCCGGCTGGTTTGTGTGGAAGCACTGGCTGGCAGGCCAGGACGGCGATCATCTGCCTGCCGAGCCCGTGCAGCTGGACAGTCTGATGCTGTTCGATGCCGGCAGCGCCGAGCTCGGATCCGGCTCGACCAAAGTGCTGATCGATGCCCTGGCCGGCATCAAAGCTCGGCCAGGCTGGCTGATCGTCATCGTCGGGCATTCCGATGCCACGGGCGATGCCGGACAGAACCTTGCCCTGTCACGCGCCCGCGCCTCTGCGGTGCGTGACTGGATGCAGCGCATGGGCGACCTCCCGGACAGTTGTTTTGCTGTCCAGGGGCTCGCGGCCAGCCAGCCGGTCACCGGCAATGACACCGAGTCCGGACGCGCGGCCAACCGCCGTGTCGATATCCGCCTGGTGCCGCAAGAGGGGGCCTGTGGCAGCTGA
- the tssG gene encoding type VI secretion system baseplate subunit TssG, translating into MEREPQSTYSRLKANGLLEVLQGRVAEANLYRFCQLLEQALPDHPPLGSTAHPADDPVRFRPDPGMGFPAGELKAIETSDGHPQRPATVRTRLLGLYGVDSPMPTAFLDDIAQRREGHEAVEAFLDIFNHRIFTQFYRIWRKYSYPATFEAGGTDATSQCLLGLIGLGIPGTARQIATPVSRFLALLSVMRLPTRNAEGIIALVKLLAPETRARVTPHWPQKIPLAQPASLCSRRPVSLSQGTPLGSVGHDANSQLHLALFTEDEDEARGWLPAGQLHNDLRVLLRVYLGWRCTAKLQLSLPLRSLPAPVLGRAPVRLGMTAVLGPGSDAWQVGAHDTITLNLGRYQGLSKNFRDREIEHVTYGF; encoded by the coding sequence ATGGAACGAGAACCACAGTCAACGTATTCCCGGCTGAAAGCCAATGGATTACTGGAAGTACTGCAGGGGCGGGTGGCCGAGGCCAATCTGTATCGCTTCTGCCAATTGCTGGAACAGGCCTTGCCGGATCATCCGCCACTGGGCAGCACGGCGCACCCGGCGGATGACCCGGTACGCTTTCGGCCCGACCCTGGCATGGGCTTTCCGGCCGGGGAATTGAAGGCGATCGAAACCAGCGACGGTCATCCGCAGCGCCCGGCGACGGTGCGCACACGCCTGCTCGGGTTGTACGGGGTCGACTCACCGATGCCGACGGCGTTTCTCGACGATATCGCCCAGCGACGGGAAGGGCATGAGGCGGTGGAAGCCTTCCTCGATATCTTCAACCACCGGATCTTCACCCAGTTCTACCGCATCTGGCGCAAGTACTCCTATCCGGCCACCTTCGAGGCGGGCGGCACCGATGCGACTTCGCAGTGCCTGCTGGGGTTGATCGGCCTGGGCATTCCCGGCACCGCCCGGCAGATCGCCACGCCGGTATCGCGCTTCCTCGCGCTGCTGAGCGTGATGCGCCTGCCCACCCGCAACGCCGAAGGCATCATCGCGCTGGTCAAGCTGCTGGCTCCCGAAACCCGGGCACGGGTGACGCCCCATTGGCCGCAGAAAATCCCCTTGGCGCAGCCGGCGAGCCTGTGCAGCCGGCGCCCGGTGAGTCTGTCCCAGGGCACGCCCCTGGGCAGTGTCGGGCATGACGCCAATAGCCAGTTGCACCTGGCGCTGTTCACCGAGGATGAAGACGAGGCCCGTGGCTGGCTGCCGGCTGGCCAGTTGCACAACGACCTGCGAGTGCTGCTGCGTGTGTACCTGGGCTGGCGTTGCACCGCGAAGCTGCAATTGTCGCTACCGCTGCGCAGCCTGCCGGCGCCGGTGCTGGGGCGAGCGCCGGTACGGCTGGGCATGACCGCTGTGCTGGGCCCGGGCAGTGACGCCTGGCAGGTCGGGGCGCACGACACCATCACCCTCAATCTGGGCCGATACCAGGGCCTTTCGAAAAATTTCCGGGACAGGGAGATAGAACATGTCACGTACGGTTTTTAA
- a CDS encoding phosphoribosyltransferase: protein MSPSSPLLLQDRAAAGRRLVEPLRQYAHRPDVIVLALPRGGVPVAYEVATALEVRLDLMLVRKLGAPSNEEFALGAIASGGIQILNDHALRAHPIDQATFDAVVAREKRELLRREQAYRGTREPVPLKDQVVILIDDGLATGASMMAAIQAVRLQAPSRIVVAVPVAPIETVEALRSEVDELICPVVPDWFMSLGHWYMDFSQTSDEEVIKLLQRAWHREADIE, encoded by the coding sequence ATGAGTCCCTCATCGCCACTCCTCCTGCAAGACCGCGCGGCCGCGGGGCGCCGCCTGGTGGAGCCGCTGCGCCAATACGCGCACAGACCCGATGTCATCGTCCTCGCCTTGCCTCGGGGCGGGGTACCGGTAGCCTATGAAGTGGCCACGGCCCTGGAGGTTCGCCTGGACCTGATGCTGGTGCGCAAGCTGGGCGCGCCCTCCAACGAGGAGTTCGCCCTGGGCGCCATTGCCAGCGGCGGCATTCAGATCCTCAATGACCATGCGCTGCGGGCGCACCCGATTGATCAGGCCACGTTCGACGCAGTGGTCGCGCGGGAAAAACGGGAACTGTTACGGCGCGAGCAGGCTTATCGGGGAACGCGCGAGCCGGTGCCGCTCAAGGACCAGGTGGTGATCCTGATCGACGACGGCCTGGCGACAGGCGCCTCGATGATGGCAGCGATCCAGGCGGTGCGTTTGCAGGCACCGTCGCGCATCGTCGTCGCCGTGCCGGTAGCGCCGATCGAGACGGTGGAGGCGTTGCGCAGTGAAGTGGATGAGCTGATCTGTCCGGTCGTCCCGGACTGGTTCATGTCGCTCGGCCATTGGTACATGGATTTCTCCCAGACTTCGGATGAAGAGGTGATCAAGCTGCTACAACGGGCCTGGCACAGAGAGGCCGATATCGAGTAA
- the tssF gene encoding type VI secretion system baseplate subunit TssF has translation MSMDNLTLRYFDAEMRYLREAGKEFAEAFPDRAALLNLDKAGAHDPYVERLFEGFAFLMGRLREKLDDDLPELTEGLVSLLWPHYLRTIPSLSIVELAPDLKEMKRSERIASGFEVLSQPIGPHRTQCRYTTTQDLTLRPLAVESVRLAHEPDGRSVLRLRFACGAMTDWNETDLSRLPLYLNADAPLASALHQALTLNTQAMYVRMPGQTDRQLLRGHFMPKGFADEDRLWPKGDSAFSGYQLLLEYFTFREKFMFVTLCGLEQLHISQGTPWFELEVVLGQSWPQAFNLSAGHIRLHAVPVINLFILESDPLDLAPLQSDYLLRPMRLQDGHTEIYSVDQVTSSRNTERQDYVPFTSFRHKGGMLRDEAPERYFHTRLKRGANGLHDTWLILGGEGFDKDLLLNDASLSLRLTGTHGQLPRKALQSTLLDTLVQSTRAGLRVRNLCAPTLPCYPPNRDRFHWRVLSHLGSNFLPMLDNAEVLRGTLALYDWTGSELNRRRLAAIVEVRHHLIQRFEKGFLLRGVDIEVTLDANGFSGEGDISLFGEMLHRFFGLYADIHLFNQLTLILQPTGKCLRWNENHSQRIPG, from the coding sequence TTGAGTATGGACAATCTGACACTGCGTTATTTCGACGCCGAGATGCGTTATCTGCGCGAGGCCGGCAAGGAGTTCGCCGAGGCTTTTCCGGACCGGGCGGCGCTGCTCAACCTGGACAAGGCGGGCGCCCACGACCCCTACGTGGAGCGTCTGTTCGAGGGCTTTGCGTTCCTGATGGGACGGCTGCGCGAGAAGCTCGACGATGACTTGCCGGAGCTCACCGAGGGCCTGGTCAGCCTGCTGTGGCCGCATTACCTGCGCACCATTCCATCGCTGTCGATCGTGGAACTGGCGCCCGATCTCAAGGAGATGAAGCGCAGCGAACGGATCGCCAGCGGCTTCGAAGTATTGTCGCAGCCCATCGGCCCGCACCGCACCCAATGCCGCTACACCACCACCCAGGACCTGACACTGCGACCGCTGGCCGTGGAGTCCGTGCGCCTGGCGCATGAGCCCGACGGACGCTCGGTACTGCGGCTGCGTTTTGCTTGCGGCGCGATGACCGATTGGAACGAGACCGACCTCAGTCGCCTGCCGCTGTACCTGAATGCCGATGCGCCCTTGGCGAGTGCGCTGCATCAGGCACTGACCCTCAATACCCAGGCGATGTATGTACGAATGCCGGGACAAACGGACCGTCAGTTGCTGCGGGGCCATTTTATGCCCAAGGGCTTCGCCGACGAGGACCGTCTGTGGCCAAAAGGTGACAGCGCCTTCAGCGGGTATCAGTTGCTGCTGGAGTATTTCACCTTCCGCGAGAAGTTCATGTTCGTCACCCTCTGCGGACTGGAGCAGTTGCACATCAGCCAGGGGACACCCTGGTTCGAACTGGAGGTGGTGCTGGGCCAGTCATGGCCTCAAGCGTTCAACCTGAGCGCCGGGCATATTCGCCTGCATGCGGTGCCGGTGATCAATCTATTCATCCTGGAGTCCGACCCGCTGGACCTGGCACCTTTGCAAAGCGACTACCTGCTGCGCCCCATGCGCTTGCAGGACGGTCATACCGAAATCTATTCGGTGGATCAGGTCACCTCTTCGAGGAACACCGAGCGCCAGGACTATGTGCCATTCACCAGCTTTCGCCATAAGGGCGGCATGCTGCGGGACGAGGCGCCCGAGCGCTACTTCCATACGCGCTTGAAGCGTGGCGCCAATGGTCTGCATGACACCTGGCTGATCCTGGGAGGGGAGGGTTTTGACAAGGATCTGCTACTCAACGATGCCAGCCTGTCATTGCGCCTGACCGGTACCCACGGCCAACTCCCGCGCAAGGCCCTGCAAAGCACCTTGCTCGATACCCTGGTGCAATCCACCCGGGCCGGCTTGCGGGTGCGCAACCTGTGCGCGCCGACCTTGCCGTGCTACCCGCCGAACCGCGATCGTTTTCACTGGCGCGTGCTCAGCCACCTGGGCTCGAACTTCCTGCCGATGCTCGACAACGCCGAAGTGTTGCGCGGCACCCTGGCGCTGTACGACTGGACGGGCAGCGAGCTGAACCGACGTCGGCTGGCGGCGATCGTCGAGGTGCGTCACCACCTGATCCAGCGTTTCGAAAAAGGCTTCCTGCTGCGCGGCGTGGATATCGAAGTCACCCTGGACGCCAATGGCTTTTCCGGCGAGGGCGACATCAGCCTGTTCGGCGAAATGCTCCATCGCTTCTTCGGCCTGTACGCCGACATTCATTTGTTCAACCAGCTCACGCTGATCCTGCAACCTACCGGAAAGTGCCTGCGATGGAACGAGAACCACAGTCAACGTATTCCCGGCTGA
- a CDS encoding ImcF-related family protein, translating into MQFRHSVGMGVLVGLLLLTGVILGVLVWHDPESLGLAAGSDQQTVWLWVISAATLVVAGVLAGYRLLGLQLGNSAFNRLDADDAVQPAQPASTESPDTRAQPTALVPAYLRERHGPFWRRKIRLLLVVGEPEQIHAIAPQLTQKNWVEGQDTVLIWGGSVQGNVEDAPFKQYLSLNRWRALDGVIWALNKEQSSDAAAMGAGVRYLQTLARHLQWQLPLYLWQVCYSEWPQPQRTTQPVGCLLPARATAVDLETSLDQLILPLRESGWAQIFGDMKHDFLLRLSRDLQAEGIARWRQALAPLFGEFARGLPLRGLWFSLPLPAHKDHAAHHWPIDPAWQGVLEDKAVHSRRLGRHPVRIGSALLMGLALVWGAGMLLSFATQRVQIAQVQTSLVALEQSQTGDAQLLALNDLMRELARLDYRAEHGAPWYQRFGLNQNQNLLEKIQPIYVEANQRLLRDPAVANLQAKLTALIKLPPGSAERAHRAREAYDQLKAYLMLAHPEKTDAAFLTKVLREAEPTRAGISPGVWQGLTPSLWQFYAEHLAAHPEWRIEANPKLVAQARQVLLGQLGQRNAETSLYQQVLEGAANHAPALSLAQMVGDTQAGALFTSKASVPGVFTRQAWEGQVRQAIEAIAEARREEIDWVLSDHPAELDANLTPDVLRARLTQRYFEDYASAWLDFLNRLRWQPAASLGEVIDQLTLMSDVRQSPLIALMNTLAYQGQAGVRGQALAESLMQSAQKLVGQAPVPAIDQTLQGPSGPLDATFGPLLALLGKDAEGGDSDRLSLQAFLNRVTRVRLKLQQVHNAPDPQAMTQALAQSVFQGKNVELTDTQAYGSLLAASLGAEWGQVGETLLVQPLDQAWQRVLQPSAAGLNRQWQRAIVSDWHSAFAGRFPFAATSSDASLPMLGQMIRADSGRIDQFLQQQLGGVLRREGSRWVADPRHSQGLRFNPQFLTAINQLSHLADVLYTDGGMGLSFELRGKAVRDVVQTTFVLNGEKHEYFNQKESWQRFSWPGFSSHPGTSLTWTSVQASERLFGDYEGTWGLIRLLEKARVTPLNDSDSLHRLQLKAPDGLELTWNLRTELGAGPLALLKLRGFTLPQQIFLSENDETVPEAQKRRLK; encoded by the coding sequence ATGCAGTTTCGCCACTCTGTAGGAATGGGGGTGCTGGTTGGCTTGTTGTTGCTGACCGGTGTGATCTTGGGTGTGCTGGTTTGGCATGATCCCGAGTCGCTGGGTCTTGCGGCCGGCAGTGACCAGCAAACGGTCTGGCTTTGGGTGATATCGGCCGCGACGTTGGTCGTCGCGGGGGTTCTGGCTGGGTATCGACTGCTGGGACTTCAGCTAGGGAATTCGGCTTTTAATCGGCTCGACGCGGATGATGCTGTGCAGCCGGCGCAACCCGCCTCCACTGAATCCCCTGATACTCGGGCGCAACCGACCGCCCTCGTTCCAGCGTATTTGCGCGAGCGCCACGGTCCCTTCTGGCGCCGCAAAATCCGCCTCCTGCTGGTCGTCGGCGAACCCGAACAAATCCACGCCATCGCCCCGCAACTCACTCAAAAAAACTGGGTGGAAGGCCAGGACACCGTCCTGATCTGGGGCGGCAGCGTCCAAGGCAATGTAGAGGATGCGCCTTTTAAACAGTACCTCAGCCTCAACCGCTGGCGCGCACTCGACGGCGTGATCTGGGCCCTGAACAAAGAGCAGTCCAGCGATGCCGCCGCAATGGGCGCCGGCGTGCGCTACCTGCAAACCCTGGCCCGCCACCTGCAGTGGCAGTTGCCGTTGTACCTGTGGCAGGTTTGCTACAGCGAGTGGCCGCAGCCCCAGCGCACGACCCAACCGGTAGGCTGCCTGCTGCCCGCGCGCGCCACCGCCGTAGACCTGGAAACCTCCCTGGACCAGCTGATCCTGCCCTTGCGCGAATCCGGCTGGGCGCAAATATTCGGCGACATGAAACACGACTTCCTGCTGCGCCTGTCGCGCGATCTGCAGGCCGAAGGCATTGCCCGCTGGCGCCAGGCGCTCGCGCCGCTGTTCGGCGAATTCGCCCGGGGTCTGCCGTTACGCGGGCTCTGGTTCAGCCTGCCGTTGCCTGCACACAAGGATCACGCGGCACACCATTGGCCCATCGACCCGGCCTGGCAGGGCGTGCTCGAGGACAAGGCCGTGCACAGTCGCCGTTTGGGCCGACACCCGGTGCGCATCGGCTCGGCGCTGCTGATGGGCCTGGCGCTGGTGTGGGGCGCCGGCATGCTGCTGTCCTTCGCCACCCAGCGCGTGCAGATCGCCCAGGTGCAGACGTCGCTGGTCGCCTTGGAGCAGTCGCAAACGGGCGACGCCCAACTGCTGGCCCTGAACGACCTGATGCGCGAACTGGCGCGCCTGGATTACCGCGCCGAACACGGCGCCCCCTGGTACCAGCGCTTCGGCCTGAACCAGAACCAGAACCTGCTGGAAAAAATCCAACCGATCTATGTCGAAGCCAACCAGCGCCTGCTGCGCGACCCGGCCGTCGCCAACCTGCAGGCCAAACTCACCGCCCTGATCAAGCTGCCCCCCGGCAGTGCCGAACGCGCGCACCGCGCCCGGGAGGCCTACGACCAGCTCAAGGCCTACCTGATGCTGGCGCACCCGGAAAAAACCGACGCGGCGTTCCTGACCAAGGTCCTCCGAGAAGCCGAACCGACCCGCGCCGGAATATCCCCGGGTGTGTGGCAAGGCCTCACGCCAAGCCTGTGGCAGTTCTACGCCGAGCACCTGGCGGCGCACCCCGAGTGGCGCATCGAGGCCAACCCGAAGCTGGTCGCCCAGGCCCGGCAAGTCCTGCTCGGCCAACTAGGCCAGCGCAATGCCGAAACCAGCCTCTATCAACAGGTGTTGGAGGGGGCGGCCAACCACGCCCCGGCCTTGAGCCTGGCGCAAATGGTCGGCGACACCCAGGCCGGCGCGCTGTTCACCAGCAAGGCCAGCGTCCCCGGCGTGTTCACCCGCCAGGCCTGGGAAGGGCAGGTGCGTCAGGCCATCGAGGCCATCGCCGAAGCGCGCCGCGAGGAAATCGACTGGGTGCTCAGCGACCACCCCGCCGAACTCGATGCCAACCTGACCCCGGACGTGCTGCGGGCGCGCCTCACGCAACGCTACTTCGAAGACTACGCCAGCGCCTGGCTGGATTTTCTCAACCGTCTGCGCTGGCAGCCGGCCGCTAGCCTGGGCGAGGTGATCGACCAGTTGACGCTGATGAGCGACGTGCGCCAGTCGCCGTTGATCGCACTGATGAACACCCTGGCCTACCAGGGTCAGGCCGGCGTGCGCGGCCAGGCGTTGGCCGAGTCGCTGATGCAGTCCGCGCAGAAACTGGTCGGCCAGGCCCCGGTGCCAGCGATCGACCAGACGTTGCAGGGCCCGAGCGGTCCGCTGGACGCCACCTTCGGCCCGTTGCTGGCGCTGCTGGGCAAAGACGCTGAAGGTGGCGACAGCGACCGCTTGAGCCTGCAAGCCTTCCTCAACCGCGTCACCCGGGTGCGCCTGAAACTGCAGCAAGTGCACAACGCGCCCGACCCGCAGGCCATGACCCAGGCCCTGGCGCAAAGCGTGTTCCAAGGCAAGAACGTCGAGCTCACCGACACCCAGGCCTACGGCAGCCTGCTCGCCGCCAGCCTCGGCGCCGAGTGGGGCCAGGTGGGCGAGACGCTGTTGGTGCAGCCGCTGGACCAGGCCTGGCAGCGGGTGCTGCAACCCTCGGCGGCGGGGCTCAACCGCCAATGGCAGCGCGCGATCGTCAGCGACTGGCACAGCGCTTTCGCCGGCCGTTTCCCCTTCGCCGCCACCAGCAGCGACGCGTCCTTGCCGATGCTGGGGCAGATGATCCGCGCCGATTCCGGGCGCATCGACCAGTTCCTGCAGCAGCAACTGGGCGGCGTATTACGCCGAGAAGGCAGCCGCTGGGTGGCCGATCCGCGGCACAGCCAGGGCTTGCGTTTCAACCCGCAATTTCTCACGGCGATCAACCAGCTCAGCCACCTGGCCGACGTGCTCTACACCGACGGCGGCATGGGCCTGAGTTTCGAACTGCGCGGCAAAGCGGTGCGCGACGTGGTGCAAACCACCTTCGTGCTCAATGGCGAGAAACACGAATACTTCAACCAGAAAGAAAGCTGGCAGCGCTTCAGTTGGCCCGGCTTTAGCAGCCACCCGGGCACCAGCCTGACCTGGACCAGCGTGCAGGCCAGTGAACGGCTGTTCGGTGACTACGAAGGCACCTGGGGCTTGATCCGCCTGCTGGAAAAAGCCCGGGTCACCCCGCTGAACGACAGCGACAGCCTGCACCGCCTGCAGCTCAAGGCCCCGGACGGCCTGGAACTGACCTGGAACCTGCGCACGGAACTGGGGGCGGGGCCGTTGGCGTTGCTCAAGTTGCGGGGGTTCACCTTGCCCCAGCAGATTTTTCTCAGTGAAAACGATGAGACCGTCCCCGAAGCGCAAAAGAGGAGGCTCAAATGA
- the tssE gene encoding type VI secretion system baseplate subunit TssE: MTDFNPSLYEMLLQNFDGELDLYRVAEADQHTLSVLDNLQRILNSRAGTLGHLPDYGLPDMGLILQGLPAAAHELMKSMGETLLKYEPRLAAVNIELLPQVQPGHLEYALDVQLKAGQRLTFGTTLAPEGRVLVRHLKRQHYLSAMNL, encoded by the coding sequence ATGACCGACTTCAATCCTTCGCTCTACGAAATGCTGCTGCAGAATTTCGACGGCGAGCTGGACCTGTATCGCGTCGCCGAAGCGGACCAGCACACCCTGTCGGTGCTGGACAACCTGCAACGCATCCTCAACAGCCGGGCGGGCACGCTCGGTCATCTGCCGGATTACGGTCTGCCGGATATGGGCCTGATCCTCCAGGGTTTGCCCGCGGCGGCACATGAGCTGATGAAAAGCATGGGCGAGACCTTGCTTAAGTACGAACCGCGCCTGGCGGCGGTGAACATCGAACTGCTGCCGCAGGTGCAACCGGGTCATCTGGAATACGCCCTCGACGTGCAGCTCAAGGCGGGGCAGCGGCTAACGTTCGGTACCACCCTGGCGCCCGAGGGCCGAGTGCTGGTGCGTCACCTGAAGCGGCAGCACTACCTGTCGGCCATGAACCTGTAA
- the tssJ gene encoding type VI secretion system lipoprotein TssJ yields the protein MSRTVFKSSMVVALCAWLAGCGVTQSVTDSTTSAASSIFYKQVKTLHLDFSGRASLNVDGADMNALSVATLVRVYQLSDNKVLEKATYDSLLSQDDRLLSADLLDKRTLVVKPGEGAQLSVPLDNNARSVAVVALFRQPDSQLKTWRLTLTRDDLDPDRARVIELADNLLTLRPLAKD from the coding sequence ATGTCACGTACGGTTTTTAAATCATCGATGGTCGTTGCACTGTGTGCATGGCTCGCCGGCTGTGGGGTGACCCAGTCAGTGACGGACAGCACCACCTCTGCCGCCAGCTCGATTTTCTACAAGCAGGTGAAAACCTTGCACCTGGACTTCAGTGGGCGGGCATCGCTGAACGTCGATGGCGCGGACATGAATGCATTGTCGGTCGCCACGCTGGTTCGGGTGTACCAACTCAGCGACAACAAGGTGCTGGAGAAGGCCACCTATGACAGTTTGCTGAGCCAGGACGACCGGCTGCTGAGCGCGGATCTGCTGGACAAGCGAACCCTGGTGGTCAAGCCGGGCGAGGGGGCGCAACTGAGCGTGCCCCTGGACAACAACGCGCGCTCCGTCGCCGTGGTCGCGCTGTTCCGCCAACCCGACAGCCAACTGAAAACGTGGCGCCTGACGTTGACCCGTGATGACCTGGATCCGGACCGGGCCCGGGTCATCGAACTGGCGGACAACCTGCTGACCTTGCGACCTTTGGCCAAGGACTGA
- the tssA gene encoding type VI secretion system protein TssA produces the protein MSLRTLIARCLGERDAHSLTHLQAERWQPWLQPISTDLPVGEDPGYDDDFQRMREEVNKLSGADVDQVVQLAEKLITQRCKDLRVATYYLWARLHKDGESGLADGLGLLAALVERYADEVLPARPNSRKAALEWLTSGKVLDSLSLFPEVVKDEAERTVAALAWLERGLEAWPPEQRPALGALYGALSARLAQSGGVDALVPQNSASHESSAQTAAPDAPTIKSGRDLLDSGRALAVYLREQPLGWLAAHHLMKSLRWDTVHQAPPQDANGITRLTAPRGEYRAQLKRLYLQQSWAELLDQVERMYAEGVNHFWLDLQWYACQALSKQPAPQDSWADVVKRDLGMFIERLPGVEALCWSDGSPFADETTREWIARHVSGNRPQQWLPAPTVAAPGADTEILSLEAEALAQADSDGIEQALAWLAARPGIQTGRQRWLLRLLMARVAEQYGKSDLAIHLLGELDATAQRQALAEWEPELNFEVKARLLKLLRLKAQRNDADKPTLARRMEALLAALVAIDPVRAAVLCG, from the coding sequence ATGAGCCTGCGTACACTAATCGCCCGATGCCTGGGTGAACGCGATGCCCACTCCCTGACCCACCTGCAAGCCGAGCGTTGGCAACCCTGGTTGCAGCCGATCAGCACGGACTTGCCCGTGGGTGAGGATCCGGGCTACGACGATGACTTCCAGCGCATGCGTGAAGAGGTCAACAAACTGTCTGGCGCCGATGTCGATCAGGTGGTGCAACTGGCGGAGAAACTCATCACCCAACGCTGCAAGGACCTGCGCGTCGCCACCTACTACTTGTGGGCGCGTTTGCACAAAGATGGTGAAAGCGGCTTGGCTGACGGTCTCGGCCTGCTGGCGGCCCTGGTGGAACGCTACGCCGACGAGGTACTGCCCGCGCGTCCCAATAGCCGCAAGGCGGCGTTGGAGTGGCTGACCAGCGGCAAAGTGCTGGACAGCCTTTCGCTGTTTCCGGAAGTGGTCAAGGACGAGGCTGAGCGCACCGTGGCGGCGCTGGCCTGGCTGGAGCGGGGGCTTGAGGCGTGGCCGCCGGAGCAACGACCCGCGTTGGGCGCACTGTATGGCGCCTTGTCGGCGCGCCTGGCGCAGTCCGGTGGCGTGGACGCACTGGTGCCGCAGAACAGCGCCAGTCATGAGTCCAGTGCGCAAACGGCTGCGCCCGACGCGCCAACGATCAAATCCGGCCGCGACCTGTTGGACAGCGGCAGAGCCCTGGCTGTTTACCTGCGCGAGCAACCCTTGGGCTGGCTGGCGGCTCATCACCTGATGAAAAGCCTGCGCTGGGACACCGTGCATCAGGCGCCGCCCCAGGACGCCAATGGCATTACGCGCCTGACGGCGCCTCGTGGCGAATATCGGGCACAACTCAAGCGTCTGTATCTGCAACAGAGCTGGGCTGAATTGCTCGATCAGGTTGAACGGATGTATGCCGAGGGCGTGAACCATTTCTGGCTGGACCTGCAGTGGTATGCCTGTCAGGCGCTGAGTAAACAGCCCGCACCACAGGACAGTTGGGCCGATGTGGTCAAGCGTGATCTGGGCATGTTCATCGAGCGTCTGCCGGGCGTTGAAGCGTTGTGCTGGAGCGACGGCTCACCGTTCGCCGATGAGACCACCCGCGAGTGGATTGCCCGGCACGTCAGCGGCAATCGCCCCCAGCAATGGTTACCGGCACCGACCGTCGCGGCGCCAGGCGCAGATACCGAGATCCTGTCACTGGAAGCTGAGGCCCTGGCTCAAGCCGACAGCGACGGCATCGAGCAGGCGTTGGCCTGGCTGGCGGCGCGCCCCGGCATACAGACCGGACGGCAACGCTGGTTGCTGCGCCTGCTGATGGCGCGGGTGGCCGAGCAATATGGCAAGAGCGATCTGGCGATCCACCTGCTGGGCGAACTGGACGCCACCGCCCAGCGCCAGGCGTTGGCCGAGTGGGAGCCCGAGCTGAACTTCGAGGTCAAGGCACGCCTGCTCAAATTGTTGCGCTTGAAAGCACAACGCAACGATGCCGACAAACCCACCCTGGCCCGGCGCATGGAGGCGCTGCTGGCGGCGCTGGTGGCCATCGATCCGGTACGTGCCGCAGTGCTCTGCGGCTAA